The genomic segment GTCATGGTAAAGAAAGCCACTGCGCTGGCAAACGGGGAACTTGGTGCAATCCCGAAAAAAATTGCCAAAGCTATTGTGGCAGCTTGTGATGAAGTGCTAGTGAAAGGACGCTGTCTCGATCAATTCCCTTCAGATGTTTATCAAGGTGGAGCCGGCACATCGGTGAATATGAATACCAATGAAGTGATTGCCAACCTTGCATTAGAAATTTTGGGCGAGGAAAAAGGTAAATATGATATTGTCAATCCGATGGATCACGTTAATGCAAGCCAATCCACCAATGATGCCTATCCAACCGGTTTCCGCATCGCAGTTTATAACAGTATCACTAAATTAATCAATAAAATCACTTACCTACAAACTGCATTTGAAAATAAAGCCACTGAGTTTTCCGATGTACTAAAAATGGGAAGAACGCAGTTACAAGATGCCGTGCCAATGACACTCGGTCAGGAATTTAAAGCTTTTGCCGTATTATTAGATGAAGAGGTTCGTAACCTTAAACGGACGGCAGAATTGCTTCTTGAAGTGAATTTAGGCGCAACCGCTATCGGTACTGGTCTGAATACGCCAGAGGGTTACTCTACTCTTGCAGTCAAATATTTAGCCGAAGTCACGCAACTACCTTGTTCACTGTCTGAAAATTTAATTGAGGCAACCTCAGACTGCGGTGCTTATGTAATGGTTCACGGAGCATTAAAACGCACCGCCGTCAAACTTTCTAAAGTGTGTAATGACTTACGATTACTTTCATCAGGCCCACGTGCCGGCTTAAATGAAATTAATCTTCCGGAATTACAAGCCGGTTCTTCTATTATGCCGGCAAAAGTAAACCCTGTTGTGCCGGAAGTGGTGAACCAAGTGTGCTTTAAAGTGATTGGTAACGATACGACTATTACTTTTGCAGCAGAGGCAGGGCAATTACAGCTTAACGTAATGGAGCCGGTTATCGGGCAAGCAATGTTTGAATCTATCGAGCTGCTTTCCAATGCGTGTATTAATCTACGTGATAAATGTATTGACGGCATTACCGCTAACCGTGACATCTGCCAAAACTATGTGTTCAGCTCTATTGGTATTGTGACCTACCTCAATCCATTTATCGGCCACCATAATGGTGATATTGTCGGCAAAATTTGTGCAACCACCGGCAAAAGTGTACGAGAAGTTGTGCTTGAGAGAGGCTTACTCACCGAAGAACAGCTCGATGATATTCTCTCGATTGAGAACTTAATGAATCCGACTTATAAAGCCAAACGCTTTACCGAAGAGGAATAATCATTGTTTACAAGCGGTCTGTTTCTGACAAAAAATTGCAAATTTTTACCAAAATCAGACCGCTTGTTATCCCATTATTTCTTATTCGCCTTCAACATCGCCATTAAATTCGCAATATTGGCTGAAGATTTCGCCTCTTTTTCCTGTTCAGTCATTCTCGGTTTTTCACTTTCCCACACTACATCGTCTTGCGGTAATTCCAGTAAAAAACGGCTCGGCTCAGGTTTGATGATTTCGCCATATTGGCGGCGTTCTTTACACAGTGAAAACGTGAGCGTTTGTTGGGCTCGGGTAATGCCGACATAAGCCAAACGCCGTTCTTCTTCCACATTGTCTTCATCAAGGCTGGTTTGGTGCGGTAAAATCCCCTCTTCCATACCGATTAAAAAAACGTGCGGAAACTCCAACCCTTTTGAGGCGTGCAGTGTCATTAGTTGGACTTGGTCAGCTTCATCGTCCTCTTCGCCACGTTCAAGCATATCTCGCAAGGTTAAACGGTTTACCACTTGCACCAAATTCATCGGAGGCTCTATTTCATCGCCCTCTAACATCGCTTGCACCCATTCAAACAAGGTCTGCACATTACGGCTTTGCATTTCCGCTACTTTTGGGTTCGCCGCCATTTCATACAAATAGGCTTCATACTGAATTTTCGCCAACAGATCTTTTACTGCTTCAATCGGATCGGATCTATCGGCTTGATCGGCAATTTCCACAATCCAGCGGGCAAAATCCTGTAAGGCTTGGTAAGGCTTTGGCATGAGGCGTTGTATGAGTTCAAAATCAAAAATCGCCTCAAACAAACTGATCTGCTTTTCATTAGCAAGTATGCCTAATTTTTCTAGCGTTGCAGCCCCAATTTCCCGTTTCGGCGTATTCACAATACGCAAGAAAGCTGCATCATCGTCTTGATTCACTACCAACCGCAGATACGCCATCATATCTTTGATTTCCGCTCGAGCAAAAAATGACGTACCACCCGAAATTTTATACGGAATGCGGTTTTGCATTAGCAATTTTTCCAACAAGCGGGATTGATGGTTGCCTCGATACAAAATTGCATAATCTTTGTATTTGGTCTTTTTCGAGAAACGATGGGCAATCAGCTCGCCCACAATGCGTTCCGCTTCGTGTTCCTCATTTTTTGCCTCAATGACCTGTAATTTTTCCCCTTGCCCCAGTTCTGAAAACAGCCGCTTGCTAAACAAGTGATCGTTATTATCAATCAGAATATTGGCACAATGCAGAATCCGCTGGCTGGAACGGTAATTTTGCTCAAGTTTAATCACTTGCAAATCAAAATCTTCCCGTAACCGTTGCATATTTTCAGGCTTCGCCCCACGCCACGAATAAATGGATTGGTCATCATCGCCCACGACCGTAAAGTTTGGCTCGTTGCCGACAATCAGTTTAATCAGCTCATATTGGCTGGTGTTGGTGTCTTGATATTCATCAACTAACAAATAGCGAATTTTCTGTTGCCAACGAGATTTTGCTTCGGGAAATTGGCGAAACAGCAACACCGGCAACATAATCAAATCATCAAAATCCAACGCATTATAAGCCTTAAGCTGATTTTGGTAGAGTTGATAAAAATGCGAAAACACCCGCTCACGTTCATCACGCACACGAGAAATGACCATTTCAGGTGAAAGCAAATCGTTTTTCCAATTAGAAATAGTGGCAATTAAGGCTTTCAGCAGATCTTTATCTTCCGCCACATTTTCAGGCAATAAATGTTTCAGTAAGGCGATTTGATCCTGCTCATCAAACAAGGTCATACCCGATTTAAAACCGAGTAATTTATATTCCCGTTTTAAAATTTCAAACCCAAGGGTGTGAAAGGTTGAAATCGTTAAGCCTTTGCTGTTTTCTTTGCCAATAGAATGTGCCACCCGCTCACGCATTTCACGGGCGGCTTTATTGGTAAAAGTTACCGCCGCAATCTGCTTTGGCGAATAGCCACAATGTGCAATTAAATGTGCGATTTTATTAATAATCACCCGAGTCTTACCCGAACCGGCACCTGCTAGCACGAGACAAGCCCCTTGAGTGTATTCCACCGCTTGTTGTTGTTGAGAGTTGAGTTTCATTGAATCTATTCAAAAGTAATTTTTACAACTATTTTAACGGAAAGAAAACAAGCGGTCGAATTTTCAGGAAATTTTGCAAAAAACTTTGAAAATCCGACCGCTTGTTCATCAGAGAAAAATCCCTAAAATCTAAATTTTTCCTTTCCATCTTGCCCCTTTAGCTATATCATTATAAGTTGATTTTTTGGGGGCAAATGCCTGATTTTATAACTCCTTTTCTTTTTAATTTAAGGGAAAAAAACAGTAGATGGAAAAAGTAGAACAGAAAGCTATCATTGAGCTTAAAAATGTAACAAAAAGCTACGGTAGTAAAACGATTCTTAAAAATTTAAATTTAACCATTAACGATGGTGAATTTTTAACAATTTTAGGCCCTTCCGGTTGTGGTAAAACAACTGCGTTACGTTTAATTGCCGGTTTTGAAGATTTAACTGAGGGTTCAATTATTCTTGATGGGCAAGATGTTTCTAACGTTCCGGCAGAGCAACGCCCGGTAAATACCGTGTTCCAAAGCTATGCTCTTTTCCCACATATGACTATTTTTGAAAACGTGGCTTTCGGGTTGCGTATGCAAAAAGTACCAAATTCAGAAATTGAGCCACGTGTTATGGAAGCATTACGTATGGTGCGTTTAGAAGATCGTGCTCAACAAAAACCAGCTCAGCTTTCCGGTGGTCAGCAACAACGTATTGCAATTGCCCGTGCGGTGGTAAATAAACCGAAAGTATTGTTGTTAGACGAATCGCTTTCTGCGTTAGATTATAAATTGCGTAAAGAGATGCAAAATGAATTAAAAGCATTGCAACGTCAATTAGGCATTACCTTTATTTTTGTGACCCACGATCAGGAAGAAGCCTTAACCATGTCTGATCGTATTATCGTAATGAACGCTGGTAAAATCGCTCAAGACGGTACACCACGTGAGATTTACGAAGAGCCAAGTAACTTATTTGTAGCTCGTTTCATCGGCGAAATTAACGTTTTTGATGCAACTGTAATTGAGCGTGTTGATGCAACTAATGTAAAAGCAAACGTAGAAGGTCGCATTTGCAATATCAAAGTGGAAGATTTAGAGGTTCAGCCGAACCAAAAATTAAAAGTATTGTTACGCCCTGAAGATATTGTGATTGAGGAGTTAGACGAAAACGAAAGCTCGAAAGCAATTATCGGTCATATTATCGACCGTAACTACAAAGGTATGACATTAGAGTCTAGCGTGAGATTAGATCATAACGGTATGAATGTATTGGTTAGCGAGTTCTTCAATGAAGACGATCCGAACATTGACCACGAAGTGGGACAAAAAGTTGCTCTTACTTGGTATGAAGGCTGGGAGGTTGTGTTAAACGATGAAGGCGAATAACAAATTCCAAAATGGTGCGGTCGCAACTATTTTCGGTTGGTTATTACTTTTCGTATTAGTGCCGAACGTACTCGTTTTAATCATCAGCTTCTTAACAGAAAACCGTCAAAGTCAGTATTTTGTGGACTTTGCATTTAGTTTTGATGCTTATAAATCACTGTTTAATGACACCTATGCAGCAGTATTGTGGAACTCGCTATATATGGCGGGCATTGCCACCTTTTTCTGTTTGATCATCGGCTATCCCTTTGCATTTTTTATTGCCAAAATGCCGGAAAGAATTCGTCCGTTTTTACTGTTTTTAGTAGTTCTACCGTTTTGGACTAACTCACTGATTCGTATTTATGGCATTAAGATTTTCTTAGGCGTAAAAGGCTTTTTAAATGAAAGCTTGATGGCTTTAGGTATCATCAGCGAGCCAATGCGTTTATTAAACTCAGAAATCGCGATTATCATTGGTTTAGTTTACATTCTATTACCTTTTATGATTCTGCCACTTTATTCATCAATCGAGAAAATTGATAACCGCTTATTAGAAGCTGCAAAAGACTTAGGTGCGAATGCTTTCCAGCGTTTTATTAAAGTGACTATTCCATTAACAATGCCGGGCATTGTCGCTGGTTGTTTATTAGTATTACTTCCGGCAATGGGTATGTTCTATGTGGCAGATTTATTAGGTGGAGGTAAAACACCGTTAGTAGGTAACATTATTAAGAGCTTGTTCTTAAATACCAACCAATTTGCTTTAGGTTCAGCAGTAAGTATCGCATTGACTATCTTAATGGCATTAATGCTTTATGTTTACTATCGTGCAAATAAATTATTAAATAAAAAGGTGGAGCTTGAATAATGAAAAAGATGTTTAGAAACCTTTTTATGTTGGTTGTTTTTGCATACCTCTATATTCCAATTATCATTTTAGTGATCAATTCCTTTAATGAAGACCGCTTTGGCTTAAATTGGAAAGGCTTTACTTGGAACTGGTATGAGCGTTTATTCAGTAATGATACGCTTGTACAAGCAACAGTGAACTCATTAACTATTGCGTTCTTTGCAGCAACATTTTCAACCATTTTAGGGGCATTAACCTCTATTGCGCTTTACCGTTACCGTTTCCGTGGTAAAAAGCTAGTGGGTGGAATGTTATTCGTGGTAATGATGTCACCTGATATTGTAATGGCGGTATCAATGTTAGTGCTATTTATGATTTTAGGCATTAAATTAGGCTTTATTTCGCTGTTAATTGCACATATTACTTTCTGTTTGCCTTATGTGGTAATTGCAATTTCATCACGCTTAAGCGATTTTGACGGAAAAATGCTAGAAGCAGCAAAAGACCTAGGTGCAAGTGAAGTAACCATTTTGCGTAAAATTATTTTACCATTAGCATTGCCTTCGATTATTTCAGGCTGGTTGTTGAGCTTTACGATTTCGTTAGATGACGTTATTGTTTCATCTTTCGTGACAAGCCCAAGTTATGAAGTTTTACCATTGAAAATCTTCTCATTGGTTAAAACAGGGGTAACACCTGAAGTGAATGCTCTTGCAACTATTATGATTATTTTCTCATTAACATTGGTGGTATTAAGCCAATTAGTAGTGAAGAAAAAAGTCTAAAAATCACTAAAAAGCATATAATAAATCGGCACTTTAAATAGCATTAAAGTGCCGATTTTTTACAAAAATAAGCTAAAAAAACAACCGCTTAAGAATAATGAATTATTATAAAAATAGCCATAACTAATCAATATCTTTACAAAGCCCTTAATTTACGCTATTAATTGGCTACCAATATAACTAAAAAGAGTGGTACTATGCTGAAGTTTATTTTTAAACGTCTTCTTGAGGCGATTCCAACCCTACTAATTCTGATTACCTTTTCCTTTTTCCTGATGCGGCTTGCCCCCGGTAGCCCTTTTACCAGTGAGAAAGCCTACCCGCCGGAAGTAATGGCAAATATCGAGGCAAAATATCACCTGAATGAACCGCTTTATAAGCAGTATTTTCTGTATATGGAAAATCTGTCAAAAGGTGATTTCGGGCCGTCTTTTAAATATAAAGATCAATCGGTTAATGACCTGATTGCCTCTGCTTTTCCTGTTTCGATCAAACTGGGCATTACTGCCTTTATTTTTGCAGTGCTTATCGGTTTAACCGCTGGCACGATTGCTGCCCTTAAGCAAAATAGCAAATGGGACTATTTGGTGATGGGCTTTTCAATGACGGGCATTATTATCCCTAGCTTTGTATTCGCTCCACTTTTGGTACTCGTGTTTGCAATTTATCTCAAATGGTTGCCTGCCGGTGGTTGGAACGGTGGTCAGCTCTATTATATGGTTTTACCGGTTCTCTCTTTAACCATTAGCTATGTTGCCGGCATTGCCCGTATCACGCGTGGTTCAATGATTGAAGTATTGCACTCTAACTTTATTCGTACTGCAAAGGCAAAAGGCTTGCCAATGCGTAAAATTATTTTCAAACACGCTTTGCGTCCTGCACTGTTGCCTGTGATCACTTATTTAGGCCCGGCTTTTGTTGGGATTATTACCGGTTCAATGGTAATTGAAAGTGTGTTCGGCTTACCGGGGATCGGGCAGTTATTCGTAAACGGAGCATTAAATCGTGACTATTCATTAGTGTTAAGCCTAACCATATTGGTAGGCACGCTCACGATTTTATTTAATGCGATTGTTGATATTTTATATGCGGTCATCGACCCGAAAATTCGTTATTCATAGGAGTAAAGCGGAAAATGCAAAATTCTTCAAAAAATCAACCGCTTGTTGAGGTTACCTCAACCATTCAAGGACGAAGTTTATGGCAAGATGCTCGCCGCCGTTTTTTCCGAAATAAGGCGGCTGTGGCAAGTTTGATTATTCTTTGTTGTATTATTCTTTTTATTACCTTTGCCCCAATGCTAATGCCGTTTAGCTATGAAGATACCGATTGGAATATGATGGGGATTGCTCCGGATTTTGAATCTCAACACTATTTCGGTACTGACTCTTCTGGGCGCGACTTATTGGTTCGAGTTGCAATCGGTGGACGCATTTCGTTAATGGTAGGGATTGCCGGTGCATTAATTGCGGTGCTTATCGGCACCATTTATGGGGCAATTTCCGGCTATTTCGGCGGCAAAGTCGATATGGTAATGATGCGTTTTCTGGAAATTTTAAGCTCATTCCCATTTATGTTCTTCGTAATTTTGCTGGTTACGTTCTTCGGGCAGAACATTTTCCTGATTTTCATTGCAATCGGTATGGTAGCGTGGCTGAACCTTGCCCGTATTGTGCGTGGTCAAACTCTTTCACTTAAAAATAAAGAGTTTGTGGAAGCAGCGATTGTGTGTGGAGTTTCCCGCCGTCAAATTATTTGGCGACACATTGTGCCTAACGTTTTAGGCTTAGTGGTAGTTTATGCCTCCCTTGAAGTGCCGTCTCTGATTTTGTTTGAATCGTTCTTAAGTTTCTTAGGGCTTGGTACACAAGAGCCGATGAGCAGTTGGGGGGCATTATTAAGCGACGGAGCGGCACAAATGGAAACCTCGCCTTGGCTACTGGCTTTCCCTGCCTTTTTCTTATGTTTAACACTGTTTTGTTTTAATTTTATTGGTGATGGCTTGCGTGATGCCCTCGATCCAAAAGATAAATAGAGGTTTAGAATGGAATTATTAGCAGTAAATAATCTCGATGTTTATTTAAAAACGGACGAAGAATTAGTTCACGCAGTGCGTAATGTCTCGTTCTCGATTGAAAAAGGGCAAACCCTTGCGATTGTGGGGGAATCGGGTTCGGGTAAATCCGTTACTTCAATGGCAATTATGCAGTTATTGCCTAAAAATATCGTCTCATTCGGTGAATGCTCAAGCATCATTTTTGAAGAACAAAACTTGCTTACTCTATCTGAAAAAGCAATGCAAGCCGTTCGTGGGGATCGTATCGGTATGATTTTCCAAGAGCCAATGACCTCGCTGAACCCTTATATGCCGATTGGCAAGCAGGTTGCCGAGGCGGTGCAAACCCATAATCCGCAAATCAGCAATGCCGAAGCGGAAAAAATGGTGTTGGAAACTTTGCAAAAAGTAAAAATTCCCGATGCGGAAAAGAAAATGATCTGCTATCCGCACGAATTTTCCGGCGGTCAGCTCCAACGAATTATGATTGCGATGGCAATTATCAATAAACCCGATTTATTGATTGCCGATGAGCCAACCACTGCCCTTGATGTGACAACCCAAGCAGAAATTTTGGATTTAATGCACGACTTACAGCGTGATATGGGAATGGCGATTATCTTAATTTCCCACGATTTACGCTTGGTACATAAATACAGTGACTTGGTCTGCGTGATGCAAAACGGCGAAATTATTGAACGTGGTGAAACGGAAACTGTGTTCACTAATCCGCAGCACCCTTATACGATGGAGCTACTTACCCCGATTCCGACCAACTTAAAAGGGGAATTACCGCCAAATGCACCAACCTTGATTCAGGGTGAGCATATTAAGGTAGATTATATTCTAAAACGCTCGCTATTCGGCAAGCCGAAAAAGGTGTTCAATGCGTTAAAAGATATTTCACTTCATCTTAAAACCGGCGAAACGCTTGGGATTGTAGGCGAATCCGGCTCTGGGAAATCTACCCTCGGACGTGCCATTATGCAGATTTTGGATTATCGAGGAAACATTACGTTTGCAGGTAAGAATATGGCTAATCTTAATAAAGCCGAACGTCAAGCCCTGAAAAAAGATATGCAAATGGTATTCCAAGACCCGTTCAACTCACTTTCACCTCGCTTAACAGTAGGGGAAATTATTGCCGAAGGCTTAACTGTACATTGCCCTCAAATGAGCAAAGCCGAACGCCGAGAGAAAGTAATGAAAATGTTGGAAGAGGTTAATCTCAACCCTGCAATGATTAACCGCTATCCGCACGAATTTTCGGGCGGACAACGCCAACGGATTGCAATTGCCCGAGCCATTATTTTAGAGCCAAAATTTGTATTGCTTGATGAGCCAACCTCAGCACTCGACCGCTCTACCCAGATCACCGTGATTGAATTGCTTAACCGCTTACAGAAAAAATACGGCTTAAGTTATATTTTCATCAGCCACGATTTGGCGGTAATCAAAGCACTCAGTGACCGAGTGATTGTAATGAGCCAAGGTGAGATTGTGGAAAGCGGTGATGTCACTCAAATTTTTGAAAATCCACAACAAGAATACACCAAGCGGTTGATTTTAGCCTCTAACGTGTAGCACAAAAGACAAGACCTTATTCCAACACAGAATAAGGTCTTTTTTAATGTAGATAACCATTCATTTTTATCCCTTTATTTCAAAAATGTTAACAACTTTGAACTTTATCTCAAACTTCACCTCTAAAAAATAGGTTGTCTGAATTCGGATAACACTCATTTAGGAGAATGGTATGAAAAAATTAATGGCATTAGCCACAACAGCAATGATGGCAAGTGGTTTAGCACAGGCTGCAGGTGAACAAAGTGATGCAAGAGAGGCCCACGAAAGCACCGTAAAAACCTCAACTGTTA from the Mannheimia haemolytica genome contains:
- the aspA gene encoding Aspartate ammonia-lyase; its protein translation is MSDVRIEHDLLGEREVPNSAYWGIHTLRAIENFNISNVTISDVPEFVRGMVMVKKATALANGELGAIPKKIAKAIVAACDEVLVKGRCLDQFPSDVYQGGAGTSVNMNTNEVIANLALEILGEEKGKYDIVNPMDHVNASQSTNDAYPTGFRIAVYNSITKLINKITYLQTAFENKATEFSDVLKMGRTQLQDAVPMTLGQEFKAFAVLLDEEVRNLKRTAELLLEVNLGATAIGTGLNTPEGYSTLAVKYLAEVTQLPCSLSENLIEATSDCGAYVMVHGALKRTAVKLSKVCNDLRLLSSGPRAGLNEINLPELQAGSSIMPAKVNPVVPEVVNQVCFKVIGNDTTITFAAEAGQLQLNVMEPVIGQAMFESIELLSNACINLRDKCIDGITANRDICQNYVFSSIGIVTYLNPFIGHHNGDIVGKICATTGKSVREVVLERGLLTEEQLDDILSIENLMNPTYKAKRFTEEE
- the rep gene encoding ATP-dependent DNA helicase rep, with product MKLNSQQQQAVEYTQGACLVLAGAGSGKTRVIINKIAHLIAHCGYSPKQIAAVTFTNKAAREMRERVAHSIGKENSKGLTISTFHTLGFEILKREYKLLGFKSGMTLFDEQDQIALLKHLLPENVAEDKDLLKALIATISNWKNDLLSPEMVISRVRDERERVFSHFYQLYQNQLKAYNALDFDDLIMLPVLLFRQFPEAKSRWQQKIRYLLVDEYQDTNTSQYELIKLIVGNEPNFTVVGDDDQSIYSWRGAKPENMQRLREDFDLQVIKLEQNYRSSQRILHCANILIDNNDHLFSKRLFSELGQGEKLQVIEAKNEEHEAERIVGELIAHRFSKKTKYKDYAILYRGNHQSRLLEKLLMQNRIPYKISGGTSFFARAEIKDMMAYLRLVVNQDDDAAFLRIVNTPKREIGAATLEKLGILANEKQISLFEAIFDFELIQRLMPKPYQALQDFARWIVEIADQADRSDPIEAVKDLLAKIQYEAYLYEMAANPKVAEMQSRNVQTLFEWVQAMLEGDEIEPPMNLVQVVNRLTLRDMLERGEEDDEADQVQLMTLHASKGLEFPHVFLIGMEEGILPHQTSLDEDNVEEERRLAYVGITRAQQTLTFSLCKERRQYGEIIKPEPSRFLLELPQDDVVWESEKPRMTEQEKEAKSSANIANLMAMLKANKK
- the potA_2 gene encoding Spermidine/putrescine import ATP-binding protein PotA, whose translation is MEKVEQKAIIELKNVTKSYGSKTILKNLNLTINDGEFLTILGPSGCGKTTALRLIAGFEDLTEGSIILDGQDVSNVPAEQRPVNTVFQSYALFPHMTIFENVAFGLRMQKVPNSEIEPRVMEALRMVRLEDRAQQKPAQLSGGQQQRIAIARAVVNKPKVLLLDESLSALDYKLRKEMQNELKALQRQLGITFIFVTHDQEEALTMSDRIIVMNAGKIAQDGTPREIYEEPSNLFVARFIGEINVFDATVIERVDATNVKANVEGRICNIKVEDLEVQPNQKLKVLLRPEDIVIEELDENESSKAIIGHIIDRNYKGMTLESSVRLDHNGMNVLVSEFFNEDDPNIDHEVGQKVALTWYEGWEVVLNDEGE
- the potB gene encoding Spermidine/putrescine transport system permease protein PotB; amino-acid sequence: MKANNKFQNGAVATIFGWLLLFVLVPNVLVLIISFLTENRQSQYFVDFAFSFDAYKSLFNDTYAAVLWNSLYMAGIATFFCLIIGYPFAFFIAKMPERIRPFLLFLVVLPFWTNSLIRIYGIKIFLGVKGFLNESLMALGIISEPMRLLNSEIAIIIGLVYILLPFMILPLYSSIEKIDNRLLEAAKDLGANAFQRFIKVTIPLTMPGIVAGCLLVLLPAMGMFYVADLLGGGKTPLVGNIIKSLFLNTNQFALGSAVSIALTILMALMLYVYYRANKLLNKKVELE
- the ydcV gene encoding Inner membrane ABC transporter permease protein ydcV, producing MKKMFRNLFMLVVFAYLYIPIIILVINSFNEDRFGLNWKGFTWNWYERLFSNDTLVQATVNSLTIAFFAATFSTILGALTSIALYRYRFRGKKLVGGMLFVVMMSPDIVMAVSMLVLFMILGIKLGFISLLIAHITFCLPYVVIAISSRLSDFDGKMLEAAKDLGASEVTILRKIILPLALPSIISGWLLSFTISLDDVIVSSFVTSPSYEVLPLKIFSLVKTGVTPEVNALATIMIIFSLTLVVLSQLVVKKKV
- the oppB gene encoding Oligopeptide transport system permease protein oppB, giving the protein MLKFIFKRLLEAIPTLLILITFSFFLMRLAPGSPFTSEKAYPPEVMANIEAKYHLNEPLYKQYFLYMENLSKGDFGPSFKYKDQSVNDLIASAFPVSIKLGITAFIFAVLIGLTAGTIAALKQNSKWDYLVMGFSMTGIIIPSFVFAPLLVLVFAIYLKWLPAGGWNGGQLYYMVLPVLSLTISYVAGIARITRGSMIEVLHSNFIRTAKAKGLPMRKIIFKHALRPALLPVITYLGPAFVGIITGSMVIESVFGLPGIGQLFVNGALNRDYSLVLSLTILVGTLTILFNAIVDILYAVIDPKIRYS
- the oppC gene encoding Oligopeptide transport system permease protein oppC; its protein translation is MQNSSKNQPLVEVTSTIQGRSLWQDARRRFFRNKAAVASLIILCCIILFITFAPMLMPFSYEDTDWNMMGIAPDFESQHYFGTDSSGRDLLVRVAIGGRISLMVGIAGALIAVLIGTIYGAISGYFGGKVDMVMMRFLEILSSFPFMFFVILLVTFFGQNIFLIFIAIGMVAWLNLARIVRGQTLSLKNKEFVEAAIVCGVSRRQIIWRHIVPNVLGLVVVYASLEVPSLILFESFLSFLGLGTQEPMSSWGALLSDGAAQMETSPWLLAFPAFFLCLTLFCFNFIGDGLRDALDPKDK
- the gsiA_8 gene encoding Glutathione import ATP-binding protein GsiA, producing MELLAVNNLDVYLKTDEELVHAVRNVSFSIEKGQTLAIVGESGSGKSVTSMAIMQLLPKNIVSFGECSSIIFEEQNLLTLSEKAMQAVRGDRIGMIFQEPMTSLNPYMPIGKQVAEAVQTHNPQISNAEAEKMVLETLQKVKIPDAEKKMICYPHEFSGGQLQRIMIAMAIINKPDLLIADEPTTALDVTTQAEILDLMHDLQRDMGMAIILISHDLRLVHKYSDLVCVMQNGEIIERGETETVFTNPQHPYTMELLTPIPTNLKGELPPNAPTLIQGEHIKVDYILKRSLFGKPKKVFNALKDISLHLKTGETLGIVGESGSGKSTLGRAIMQILDYRGNITFAGKNMANLNKAERQALKKDMQMVFQDPFNSLSPRLTVGEIIAEGLTVHCPQMSKAERREKVMKMLEEVNLNPAMINRYPHEFSGGQRQRIAIARAIILEPKFVLLDEPTSALDRSTQITVIELLNRLQKKYGLSYIFISHDLAVIKALSDRVIVMSQGEIVESGDVTQIFENPQQEYTKRLILASNV